A window of ANME-2 cluster archaeon genomic DNA:
ATTATTGGTTTTTGCACTTGCTGGCGCTGTTACTACAGATTCGTACTTTAATATTTGAACTGCAGTTGCAGAAAGTATGGAATATTCATTTGGATTTGTGTGAGATGAATTAAGCAGGACTAATATTATATAATCACCAGCCTGCTGAGAACCGAAACTTATACTGGAACTGTCTCCGGTACCGTTAAGAGAATAATTGAGTCTTTCCTCTGAATCATTTAATAGATTGCGGATAAGAGTAGTATTCCCATCGATTACATCATTGAATATATCCCATACTTCATCAATGGTGGAATTTACAAGATAAATATCTATACTAAGATCAGCAAAGTGACTTGAGCCAAAAAAACTCAAATTCACTTCATCGCTATCGCTTACATTTGTATATATGGAATGGCTGGAATACGGATATTCAATCAGGTAATCTGAATAATTATCCACACTGGTTGTGATATTTATTGCCTTGCCGTTAAGCGTATAATTGCTACTATTTACGCTATTGAAAATGAGATTCAAAGCAGGTAATGTTACAGGTGTGCCGCCGTTTAATTTGATCCAGTTACCTTCTATTGGTGATTCGTTATGATTGGCAAATGACAAATCTTCAGTAGAATTGATACTGATATTTAGCAAGTACGGACTATCCATAGCTGAACCGGCTGCATCCGGAACTAAAAGGAACATAAACACTATAAATAAAATAACGTATTGTTTACTCAATTCTAAACTCACCAATGAATATATTATATTAATAATTGTATATGCTTAAATAATCTATTAACTATATCAATAAGTATATTCATAATAAAAATACTTATCGTATTCATTGGACTTGGGACAAAATTATTATATCTGCAATCCCATTGCATCACTATCCCAAGTTTGACACTTTAATTTATTGCTTAATGTAATCTTCATTTACCAGGGCCATAATCCGTTTTTTTCATGCTTTTTCTCACAAAGTATAGCAGAAAAGATGGTAAGGTACATAATCAGGGCAAAAACCAAAAATGACAGTACCAAAAAATAGCCCCAACTATCTAATCCCGCCTCTTGCAAATAAAGTATAATGTTGTCAAAGCAATCAATGCTCCCAATAACTGGAATCCGGGTACCTTTGCATTCCATATTCCTGTCCATGTGACCGGTAAGGTAGTCGGTGTTATTTTAGGGATGGACTGTTCAGTATTACTCTGGGTGGGGGTAGGTATCATGCCAAATCCACCTGGGTCTGCATTGGGTTCGTTGGTAGGGATAATTATTACTTCCCTTCCTGATATTGCCATGGGTCCCAGGCTTCCTCTGATGGGTAGGCTGGCTTTGAACTGATAGCTGGTGGAGTCTTCGCTAATTTTCTGGGTAGACATCTTTTCCCATATAGTTGTGCGGTCGTTGTAGCTGTAAAAACTGATTGTGTTCAGGATGATGTCATTGTCACGGACCCATGATCTATCTACTATGAATGTGATGGTTGGATTCTCTACGTTGTTGTCGGAGAAATACCCCAAGTTACCGATCCAGACATTCAGGTTCTTAAATACTATGTTCGGTGCGTCTTTTTCAACAATTGTAGAGGTATGGTTAAGTATCTCTACTTTTGTAGCTACTTTTCCAGCACTTGTCAGGCCTGTGAACTCGATGTGCTGCACGTAGTTGTCTTCAAGTATAAAGTTATATTTGACATTCATGTCCTTACCTACAAACTGGCGGTCTGTCTCTGTGCATACTATGTTCTCAAAGGCTTCACCTGAGGTCCCACCGCCGCCTCCACCGCCACCACTACTAGTATAGAGTGTATAGGTAAGGTTAGTGGTGTTGGTATTGCCTGCAGCATCATATGCGATTATATCAACTTTTT
This region includes:
- a CDS encoding PGF-pre-PGF domain-containing protein, which gives rise to MKITVKDVVFPSPVISNVNNDAASNNSVMIYWDTDIPSDSLVKYGTTEDISSFNNEKNDLTLVTNHYIVLNNLENETQYYYVVNSTSAFDKSNQSDDIKTFTTTNLYDDIPPVINDKSLSKTSSVNSGETLTVTINVIDNIGVTLVTASNNDMARRNATHWSGTVKADSTKKVDIIAYDAAGNTNTTNLTYTLYTSSGGGGGGGGTSGEAFENIVCTETDRQFVGKDMNVKYNFILEDNYVQHIEFTGLTSAGKVATKVEILNHTSTIVEKDAPNIVFKNLNVWIGNLGYFSDNNVENPTITFIVDRSWVRDNDIILNTISFYSYNDRTTIWEKMSTQKISEDSTSYQFKASLPIRGSLGPMAISGREVIIIPTNEPNADPGGFGMIPTPTQSNTEQSIPKITPTTLPVTWTGIWNAKVPGFQLLGALIALTTLYFICKRRD